A region of Streptomyces sp. NBC_01264 DNA encodes the following proteins:
- a CDS encoding ABC transporter ATP-binding protein, translating into MRGSGKDPYAGEYVLEARGISVRFGGVKALTGVDLGIRAGEVCGLIGPNGAGKTTLFDVLSGIRRPDQGRMLLDGVDVTRRSPVWRARRGMRRTFQRQQLFGQLSVADNVLVAQEWRGGGGGFAADLVASPTRRRRERERRERAARVLADCGIGALGDSYAGGLPVGRARMVELARAVADPPRVLLLDEPASGMSAPEREQLAAVVRRLAEEEGCAVLLVEHNVAFVMDLCTRVVVLDLGTVLAEGTAAEVRADPLVREAYLGA; encoded by the coding sequence ATGAGGGGCTCGGGCAAGGACCCGTACGCGGGCGAGTACGTGCTCGAAGCCCGCGGCATCAGTGTCCGGTTCGGCGGGGTCAAGGCGCTGACGGGCGTGGACCTCGGGATCCGGGCCGGCGAGGTGTGCGGGCTGATCGGGCCGAACGGGGCCGGGAAGACCACCCTGTTCGACGTGCTGTCCGGGATCCGGCGGCCCGACCAGGGCCGGATGCTGCTCGACGGGGTGGACGTCACCCGGCGCTCCCCCGTCTGGCGGGCCCGCCGCGGCATGCGCCGGACCTTCCAGCGCCAGCAGTTGTTCGGGCAGCTCAGCGTGGCCGACAACGTCCTCGTCGCGCAGGAGTGGCGGGGCGGGGGCGGCGGTTTCGCCGCCGATCTGGTCGCCTCGCCCACCCGGCGCCGCCGGGAGCGGGAGCGGCGGGAGCGGGCCGCGCGCGTGCTGGCCGACTGCGGCATCGGCGCGCTCGGGGACTCGTACGCCGGCGGTCTGCCGGTGGGGCGGGCCCGGATGGTCGAGCTGGCCCGCGCCGTGGCCGATCCGCCCCGGGTGCTGCTCCTGGACGAGCCCGCGTCGGGCATGTCCGCGCCCGAACGCGAGCAGCTCGCGGCGGTCGTGCGCAGGCTCGCCGAGGAGGAGGGCTGCGCGGTGCTGCTGGTCGAGCACAACGTGGCCTTCGTGATGGACCTCTGCACCCGGGTGGTCGTCCTGGACCTGGGCACCGTGCTCGCCGAGGGCACGGCCGCCGAAGTACGGGCCGACCCGCTGGTCCGCGAGGCGTACCTGGGGGCGTAG
- a CDS encoding aldo/keto reductase: MNQVPGIKLNNGTLMPQLGYGVWQVPDAEAEQAVRTALESGYRSIDTASIYGNEEGTGKAIASAGVPREELFVTTKLWNGKSETWGRDNVLREFDASLAKLGLDEIDLYLIHWPRPMRDDFLAIWKTFEEIAASGRAKAVGVSNFRPADLERLGAESSLVPAVNQIELHPLLPQAELRALHARLGIVTEAWSPLGQGKDLLTLPALTAIAAKHGRSAAQVVLRWHLQLGNVVIPKSVTPARIRENLDVFGFELDAEDVAALDALGAGGAGRRIGPDPAEFDY; encoded by the coding sequence GTGAACCAGGTCCCCGGCATCAAGCTCAACAACGGCACGCTCATGCCCCAGCTCGGCTACGGCGTCTGGCAGGTTCCGGACGCCGAGGCGGAGCAGGCCGTCCGCACCGCCCTGGAGTCGGGCTACCGCAGCATCGACACGGCTTCCATCTACGGCAACGAGGAGGGCACCGGCAAGGCCATCGCCTCCGCCGGGGTGCCGCGCGAGGAGCTCTTCGTCACCACCAAGCTGTGGAACGGGAAGTCCGAGACCTGGGGCCGGGACAACGTGCTGCGCGAGTTCGACGCCTCGCTCGCCAAGCTGGGCCTCGACGAGATCGACCTGTACCTGATCCACTGGCCGCGCCCGATGCGCGACGACTTCCTCGCCATCTGGAAGACCTTCGAGGAGATCGCGGCGAGCGGCCGCGCCAAGGCCGTCGGCGTGTCCAACTTCCGTCCCGCCGACCTGGAACGGCTCGGCGCCGAAAGCTCCCTGGTCCCGGCGGTGAACCAGATCGAGCTGCACCCGCTGCTCCCCCAGGCCGAGCTGCGCGCCCTGCACGCGCGCCTGGGCATCGTCACCGAGGCCTGGTCCCCGCTCGGCCAGGGCAAGGACCTGCTCACCCTGCCCGCCCTCACCGCGATCGCGGCCAAGCACGGCCGCTCGGCCGCGCAGGTGGTCCTGCGCTGGCACCTCCAGCTGGGCAACGTGGTGATCCCGAAGTCCGTGACCCCGGCGCGGATCCGGGAGAACCTCGACGTGTTCGGCTTCGAGCTGGACGCCGAGGACGTGGCCGCGCTGGACGCGCTCGGCGCGGGTGGGGCGGGCCGCCGGATCGGTCCCGACCCGGCCGAGTTCGACTACTGA
- a CDS encoding RICIN domain-containing protein: MSDPKAGTKAPDGVYRIRNAASGLLLQVESGNRVRVGPDGEPAAARQWEITPVHSGGGIFHLVSVHNGKRLDVANASTDSGTRVQVWKANAFGAQEWVVEEHLDDPGVVSLIAAISGLPLEADAEGGARQCEDTDSPAQWWRLEPA, translated from the coding sequence GTGAGCGACCCGAAGGCAGGGACGAAGGCGCCCGACGGCGTCTACCGGATCCGCAATGCCGCGAGCGGACTGCTGCTCCAGGTCGAGAGCGGCAACCGGGTCCGCGTCGGGCCGGACGGCGAGCCGGCCGCGGCCCGGCAGTGGGAGATCACCCCGGTGCACAGCGGCGGCGGGATCTTCCACCTGGTCAGCGTCCACAACGGAAAGCGGCTCGACGTCGCGAACGCCTCGACCGACAGCGGCACCCGGGTCCAGGTGTGGAAGGCGAACGCCTTCGGGGCGCAGGAGTGGGTCGTGGAGGAACACCTCGACGATCCCGGCGTGGTCTCGCTGATCGCCGCCATCAGCGGTCTGCCGCTGGAGGCGGACGCGGAGGGCGGGGCCCGGCAGTGCGAGGACACGGACTCCCCGGCGCAGTGGTGGCGCCTGGAGCCCGCCTGA
- a CDS encoding class I SAM-dependent methyltransferase, protein MPTPRPLLDYDAEAEAYDATRGGVPRAEAAAAAVLGLLPPDTGTLLDLGCGTGIVTGRIAAARPGLRVLGADTSYGMAAMARSRGIPVVLASGTRLPFRAGSLDAVSAVWLLHLLRSPGLVAAVIAEAGRVLRPGGVFVTTVDKDAAHDVGSDIDAVLAEHLTTTPADSAEAVTGHAAAVGLCPSGEALFTGHGQGRTPRGAAAALLAGRYASRVHPIGITPRELADRLELLPGPDTPRAEPTYRLHGFVRV, encoded by the coding sequence ATGCCCACGCCGCGACCGCTCCTCGACTACGACGCCGAAGCCGAGGCCTACGACGCCACCCGCGGCGGGGTCCCGCGTGCCGAGGCCGCCGCCGCGGCGGTCCTCGGCCTGCTCCCGCCGGACACCGGCACCCTGCTCGACCTCGGCTGCGGCACGGGCATCGTCACCGGCCGGATCGCCGCCGCCCGCCCGGGGCTGCGCGTACTCGGCGCGGACACCTCGTACGGGATGGCCGCCATGGCGCGCTCCCGGGGGATCCCGGTGGTCTTGGCCTCCGGGACCAGGCTCCCGTTCCGCGCGGGCTCGCTCGACGCGGTCAGCGCGGTCTGGCTGCTGCACCTGTTGCGCTCACCGGGCCTGGTGGCCGCCGTGATCGCCGAGGCGGGGCGGGTGCTGCGGCCCGGCGGGGTGTTCGTCACCACCGTCGACAAGGACGCCGCCCACGACGTGGGCAGCGATATCGACGCGGTGCTCGCCGAGCACCTCACCACGACCCCCGCCGACTCCGCCGAGGCCGTCACCGGCCATGCGGCCGCGGTGGGTCTGTGTCCCTCGGGCGAAGCCCTCTTCACGGGCCACGGCCAGGGCCGCACCCCGCGCGGGGCCGCCGCCGCGCTGCTCGCCGGACGGTACGCCTCCCGGGTCCACCCGATCGGGATCACCCCGCGCGAGCTCGCGGACCGGCTGGAACTGCTGCCCGGACCGGACACCCCGCGCGCGGAGCCGACGTACCGGCTGCACGGCTTCGTACGCGTCTGA
- a CDS encoding 4a-hydroxytetrahydrobiopterin dehydratase: MSREPLSQKEIEDRLRELPGWAFEDDRIIRTYRLGSHFAASALVIHIASVQDELNHHSDLALGYNTVRLAVNTHDAGDSVTDADFALAERVESLAPAHGAA, translated from the coding sequence ATGTCGAGAGAGCCGCTTTCGCAGAAGGAGATCGAGGACCGGCTGCGGGAGCTTCCCGGCTGGGCCTTCGAGGATGACCGGATCATCCGCACCTACCGGCTGGGCAGCCACTTCGCGGCGAGCGCACTGGTGATCCATATCGCGAGCGTGCAGGATGAGTTGAACCACCACTCCGATCTCGCCCTCGGCTATAACACCGTCCGTCTCGCCGTGAACACGCACGATGCGGGCGACTCCGTCACCGACGCGGACTTCGCCCTCGCCGAGCGCGTCGAATCCCTGGCACCCGCCCACGGCGCCGCCTGA
- a CDS encoding hydroxysqualene dehydroxylase — MTRTGNSRHTFIAGAAGTAGALSAAGTHPAQAAAGPATHAPAAAAPAARRVAVLGGGVAGLTAAHELAERGYAVTVYERRALGGKARSMDVPGSARGGRRPLPAAHGFRFIPGIYHNLPDTMRRIPFPGNANGVWDNLVAPREMMFARAAGREDLRAPIPWPDSSPAELTPDELRRALTGILQSLVRLPLHETAYFVDRALVFLTSCDQRRDEQWERTPWWEFTRAARMSSEYQRILAIGVTRNIVATKAEEASTRTVGTLGEAFVFNLLGRGADGPPDRILNLPTNEAWIDPWEAHLRTLGVEFRIGWTVREVRYGDGRVSGVLVEDPAGAAQTVTADHYVSALPVEHARRTWSPALRAADPMLGRCDLLKTDWMTGIQFYLTERAPLVHGHLNCIDSPWSLTAIQQAEHWPSRDFPADYGDGAAVDCLSVDISEWDKPGILYGKTAKQCTREEVAREVWAQLKASLNDTGKTLLSDGKLHSWFLDPGVDGIGTPRPTNQDELLIHPTGTFHNRPSAGTRIPNFFLSGDYVRVDIDLATMEGANASARAAVNSLLDKNGSASPRCTVRGLYRAPEVESAKRHDLWRYRLGLRNVFDVG, encoded by the coding sequence GTGACGCGCACAGGAAACTCCAGGCATACCTTCATCGCGGGGGCCGCCGGCACCGCGGGCGCGTTATCGGCCGCCGGGACCCACCCGGCCCAGGCAGCGGCAGGACCCGCCACCCACGCCCCCGCCGCGGCAGCACCGGCCGCACGCCGCGTGGCCGTCCTCGGCGGCGGGGTCGCCGGCCTCACCGCCGCGCACGAGCTGGCCGAACGCGGCTACGCCGTCACCGTGTACGAGCGCCGGGCGCTCGGCGGCAAGGCCCGCAGCATGGACGTCCCCGGCAGCGCCCGGGGCGGCCGCCGCCCGCTCCCCGCCGCGCACGGCTTCCGCTTCATCCCGGGGATCTACCACAACCTGCCGGACACGATGCGGCGCATCCCCTTCCCCGGCAACGCCAACGGGGTCTGGGACAACCTGGTCGCCCCGCGCGAGATGATGTTCGCCCGCGCGGCCGGCCGCGAGGACCTGCGCGCGCCCATCCCCTGGCCCGACTCCTCCCCCGCCGAGCTGACCCCCGACGAGCTGCGCCGGGCCCTCACCGGCATCCTCCAGTCGCTGGTCCGCCTCCCGCTCCACGAGACGGCCTACTTCGTCGACCGGGCCCTGGTCTTCCTCACCAGCTGCGACCAGCGGCGCGACGAGCAGTGGGAGCGCACCCCGTGGTGGGAGTTCACCCGGGCCGCCCGGATGTCGAGCGAGTACCAGCGGATCCTCGCCATCGGCGTCACCCGCAACATCGTGGCCACCAAGGCGGAGGAGGCCTCGACCCGCACCGTCGGCACGCTCGGCGAGGCCTTCGTCTTCAACCTGCTGGGCCGCGGCGCCGACGGCCCGCCGGACCGGATCCTGAACCTGCCCACCAACGAGGCCTGGATCGACCCGTGGGAGGCCCATCTGCGCACACTGGGAGTCGAGTTCAGGATCGGGTGGACGGTACGCGAGGTCCGGTACGGGGACGGCCGCGTGAGCGGGGTCCTCGTCGAGGACCCGGCCGGGGCCGCGCAGACGGTCACCGCCGACCACTACGTCAGCGCCCTGCCGGTCGAACACGCCCGCCGCACCTGGAGCCCGGCGCTGCGCGCGGCCGACCCGATGCTCGGGCGGTGCGACCTGCTGAAGACGGACTGGATGACCGGCATCCAGTTCTACCTCACCGAGCGCGCACCCCTGGTGCACGGCCACCTCAACTGCATCGACTCCCCCTGGTCCCTGACGGCGATCCAGCAGGCCGAGCACTGGCCGTCGCGGGACTTTCCCGCCGACTACGGGGACGGCGCGGCCGTGGACTGCCTGTCGGTGGACATCTCCGAGTGGGACAAGCCCGGGATCCTCTACGGGAAGACGGCCAAGCAGTGCACCCGCGAGGAGGTCGCCCGCGAGGTGTGGGCGCAGCTGAAGGCCTCGCTCAACGACACCGGCAAGACCCTGCTGTCGGACGGAAAGCTGCACTCGTGGTTCCTGGACCCGGGGGTGGACGGGATCGGCACCCCCCGTCCGACCAACCAGGACGAGCTGCTGATCCACCCGACCGGAACCTTCCACAACCGGCCGAGCGCCGGCACCCGGATCCCGAACTTCTTCCTCAGCGGGGACTACGTGCGCGTGGACATCGACCTCGCGACGATGGAGGGAGCCAACGCGTCGGCCCGGGCAGCCGTCAACTCCCTTCTGGACAAGAACGGTTCAGCGTCCCCGCGGTGCACGGTGCGGGGGCTCTACCGGGCCCCGGAGGTGGAGTCCGCCAAGCGGCACGACCTGTGGCGCTACCGTCTCGGCCTGCGGAACGTCTTCGACGTGGGGTGA
- a CDS encoding helix-turn-helix domain-containing protein, with translation MTTAAPLTVGSLLRTWRERRGLSQLELAGRADSSSRHISFVETGRSRPSEEMVLRLADHLEVPVRDRNALLVAAGYAPRYAHTPLGDPSMEVLREGLERLLTGYEPYPALVVDATYDVVAANRGILMLMEGLPEHLLAGPLNAMRLTLHPEGLAPRIRNLPEWRGHLLAQMERQIALARSAPLRALYEEVAAYPAPAATGPGADGPHGDGPHGRGSYEEEPYEAVAYLALPLRIEHDGHLLSFVSSISTFNTPMDVTVAELAIETLLPADPATVKYLRSLAP, from the coding sequence ATGACGACTGCTGCGCCCTTGACGGTGGGATCCCTGCTGCGCACCTGGCGGGAACGGCGCGGGCTCAGCCAGCTGGAGCTGGCGGGCCGCGCCGACTCCTCCTCCCGGCACATCAGCTTCGTGGAGACGGGCCGGTCCCGGCCGAGCGAGGAGATGGTGCTGCGGCTCGCGGACCACCTGGAGGTCCCGGTGCGGGACCGCAACGCCCTGCTGGTGGCGGCGGGTTACGCGCCCCGGTACGCCCACACCCCGCTCGGCGACCCCTCGATGGAGGTGCTGCGCGAGGGGCTGGAGCGGCTACTGACCGGCTACGAGCCGTATCCGGCGCTGGTGGTGGACGCCACGTACGACGTGGTGGCCGCCAACCGGGGCATCCTGATGCTGATGGAAGGCCTGCCGGAGCACCTGCTGGCCGGCCCCCTCAACGCGATGCGGCTGACCCTGCACCCGGAGGGCCTGGCCCCCCGGATCCGCAACCTGCCCGAATGGCGCGGACACCTGCTGGCCCAGATGGAGCGGCAGATCGCGCTGGCCCGTTCGGCGCCGCTGCGCGCGCTGTACGAAGAGGTGGCCGCCTATCCGGCGCCCGCGGCGACGGGCCCCGGCGCGGACGGACCCCACGGGGACGGGCCGCACGGGCGAGGGTCGTACGAGGAGGAGCCGTACGAGGCGGTCGCGTACCTCGCGCTCCCCCTGCGGATCGAGCACGACGGGCACCTGCTCTCCTTCGTGTCCTCCATCTCCACCTTCAACACCCCGATGGACGTGACGGTCGCCGAGCTGGCCATCGAAACCCTCCTCCCCGCCGACCCGGCGACGGTGAAGTACCTCCGGTCACTGGCGCCCTGA